Proteins co-encoded in one Melospiza melodia melodia isolate bMelMel2 unplaced genomic scaffold, bMelMel2.pri scaffold_355, whole genome shotgun sequence genomic window:
- the CENPO gene encoding LOW QUALITY PROTEIN: centromere protein O (The sequence of the model RefSeq protein was modified relative to this genomic sequence to represent the inferred CDS: deleted 1 base in 1 codon), whose product MDPGKEEEENEEKMEFSQGVLSHLESLERRERGRAVLREQRERQRERTETLRAKIQQLGQLRDSLRGKLQMMAQDKSSIPWEPREVLLWRIRQLQELLKLFPLTGISGRLSRHGLSLCLHTSFEGALLDAFPLELELELEPIPEPRCPPRCPSRCPSRCPSRCRRLRLGRHGLPPWLPLQGLGPHCPPATARGRLNHLGALLSARAARREQITILQGRLNHLGALLSARTARREQITILQLIQDKFGIILGQFWDSFGLIPRGFPSLAPHCPPGTARGRLKHLGALLSACAARREQIRILQEEFSDCIQGIPSSNSLCNLLSFRCRLPAHNSQIPKKNPGIPGKKSRIPGKKPKNSQIPGENSEIPENVLEFRARLRYGDPLRSLPTDVEIAMEGEIGEK is encoded by the exons ATGGATCCTGggaaagaagaggaggaaaatgaagagaaaatggAATTTTCACAGG ggGTCCTGTCCCACCTGGAGTCGCTGgagcgccgggagcggggccgggccgtgctGAGGGAGCAGCGG GAGCGGCAGCGGGAGCGCACGGAGACCCTCAGGGCCAAaatccagcagctgggacagctcagggacagcctGAGGGGGAAACTGCAAATGATG gcCCAGGACAAATCATCAATTCCCTGGGAGCCGCGGGAGGTTTTGCTGTGGCGCATccggcagctgcaggagctgctgaaaCTCTTCCCCCTCACAG GGATTTCAGGGAGGCTCTCGAGGCACGGCCTCTCGCTGTGCCTGCACACGTCCTTCGAGGGCGCCCTGCTGGACGCCTTCcccctggagctggagctggagctggagccgaTCCCGGAGCCGCGGTGCCCGCCCCGGTGCCCGTCCCGGTGCCCGTCCCGGTGCCCGTCCCGGTGCCGGCGGCTCCGCCTCGGCCGCCACGGCCTCCCCCcgtggctgcccctgcaggggctgggcccgCACTGCCCGCCCGCCACCGCCAGGGGGCGCCTCAACCACCTCGGGGCGCTGCTCAGCGCCCGCGCCGCCAGGAGGGAGCAGATCACGATACTGCAG GGGCGCCTCAACCACCTCGGGGCGCTgctcagcgcccgcaccgccAGGAGGGAGCAGATCACGATACTGCAG CTAATTCAGGATAAATTTGGGAtaattttgggacaattttgggacagtTTTGGGCTCATTCCCAGGGGTTTCCCCTCCCTGGCCCCACACTGCCCGCCCGGCACTGCCAGGGGGCGCCTGAAGCACCTCGGGGCGCTGCTCAGCGCCTGCGCCGCCAGGAGGGAGCAGATCAGGATACTGCAG GAGGAATTTTCCGACTGCATCCAAGGGATTCCCTCCAGCAACTCCCTGTGCAACCTCCTCAGCTTCCGCTGCCGCCTGCCCGCCcacaattcccaaattcccaaaaaaaatcctggaattcccgGGAAAAAATCCCGGATTCCTGGGAAAaagcccaaaaattcccaaattcctggggaaaactcgGAAATTCCCGAGAATGTTCTGGAATTCCGGGCGCGGCTCCGGTACG